In Rhea pennata isolate bPtePen1 chromosome 22, bPtePen1.pri, whole genome shotgun sequence, a single genomic region encodes these proteins:
- the AJAP1 gene encoding adherens junction-associated protein 1, whose translation MWIQRLLGSRSGCPLGSHAWILIAMFQLAVDFGAGDSVAASHGLRLAQRSSPRPRSPRGPLWSFKNGPELRIPGPPWTYGSAHPDRPHGQTQRRRWRRPPRAAKAPAAGTAPASRGSARRQPRAARGERRPRGSAGRPGDAGATAVPEVIVWGPTGEEDAAETSTLPARFGPTAAAASAGHPRATTAAATSPAAPSAPAPPERRPPSPAPAGDTRRSSPGRGSPTEPYAGHGGSGKEARPPRMLGDTSGLAVHQIITITVSLIMVIAALITTLVLKNCCVQSGSARRSSHQRASSEQEESCQNLTDFPPARVPSSLDIFTAYNETLQCSHECVRTPGPVRAEEALRSPGAYKAAFNGSRPSSSDRHLIPVAFVSEKWFEISC comes from the exons GTCGGGTTGCCCGCTGGGAAGCCATGCTTGGATATTAATAGCCATGTTTCAACTAGCCGTGGATTTCGGCGCCGGCGACTCCGTAGCTGCAAGCCACGGCTTGAGGCTCGCGCAGAGGTCGTCGCCCCGGCCCCGGTCGCCCCGTGGTCCCTTGTGGAGTTTTAAAAACGGACCGGAGCTGCGGATTCCCGGCCCGCCTTGGACCTATGGCTCTGCTCATCCCGACCGGCCCCACGGGCAAACGCAGAGGCGCCGCtggcgccggccgccccgcgccgccaaGGCGCCCGCGGCCGGCACGGCCCCGGCGAGCCGCGGGAGCGCCCGCCGGCAGCCTCGCGCGGCGAGGGGCGAGAGGcgcccgcggggcagcgccgggcgcccgggggACGCCGGGGCCACCGCCGTGCCCGAGGTCATCGTGTGGGGCCCCACGGGCGAGGAGGACGCCGCCGAGACCAGCACGCTGCCCGCGCGCTTcggccccaccgccgccgccgcctccgccgggcACCCCAGAGCGACCACGGCGGCCGCGACcagcccggccgccccctccgcccccgcgccgcccgagcggcgcccgccgagcccggcgccggcgggggacacgcgccgcagcagccccggccgcgggagCCCGACCGAGCCCTACGCCGGCCACGGCGGCAGCGGCAAGGAAGCCCGCCCGCCCAGGATGCTGGGGGACACGTCAG GTCTGGCCGTTCATCAGATAATCACCATTACAGTGTCCCTCATCATGGTCATAGCTGCTCTGATAACAACGCTTGTCTTAAAAAATTG TTGCGTGCAGAGCGGGAGCGCGAGGCGCAGCAGCCACCAACGCGCGAGCAGCGAGCAGGAGGAGAGCTGCCAAAACCTGACGGACTTCCCGCCGGCCCGCGTGCCCAGCAGCCTCGACATCTTCACCGCCTACAACGAAACGCTGCAGTGCTCGCACGAGTGCGtccggacgccggggcccgtGCGCGCCGAGGAGGCGCTGCGCTCGCCGGGCGCCTACAAAGCCGCTTTCAACGGGAGCAG ACCCTCTTCTTCCGATCGGCATCTTATTCCCGTGGCCTTTGTGTCTGAGAAGTGGTTTGAAATCTCCTGCTGA